In Spinacia oleracea cultivar Varoflay chromosome 5, BTI_SOV_V1, whole genome shotgun sequence, a single window of DNA contains:
- the LOC110777276 gene encoding phospholipase A1 PLIP2, chloroplastic — protein MDSLCVRSGLHGLGSTITGNNGLDLFRPSPSLSSVGRSPAPATNAISVDRTASCSSSSSSSLTKLSAFNYPFRSLFFGGDRKQRSNSKGVALDDAVLMEEDDISTSVGPSEPEGQNGQNENWVLKILHVRSLWSSSPEKQQQGKGGEVEERENEGQGQNGNSTSCSSSSCGEDDGCEVCDNDDDEKSVEFDRNSFSKMLKKVSLGEAKLYAQMSYLGSLAYCIPSIKPRNLLKRYGLRYVTSSIEKRELLAEAEKKEQLANSEPEQQQSGEFKSKENNIQVESAQSDDLNKNEESRVRELAAFQVAASAASFLHSRTRNFLSPRSSKDNADHHTDSEMASLMATTDSVTAVVAAKEEVKQAVADDLNSIRSAPCEWYICDDDKSATRFFVIQGSETLASWQANLLFEPVQFEGLDVLVHRGIYEAAKGMYQQMLPEVLAFMKTHGTRAKFRFTGHSLGGSLSLLINLMLLIRGEVPYASLLPVITFGSPGVMCGGDKLLRKLGLPKNHIQAIVMHRDIVPRAFSCNYPRAAAQLLKAVNGSFRNLPCLNNQKLLYAPMGEMLVLQPDEKFSPQHDLLPSGSGLYLLTYKVGGDVGEGEKKLRAAKSAFLNIPHPLEILSDRAAYGNGGTIQRDHDMNSYLKCVRGVIRQELSRVRRAERERRRKVWWPLVMPRVAARSIVVGSTLGPVNVGQAKIKFAGLVKTGKESLKRFSRLVASQHMHLLVVLLFPARMLLIGAYSVINYS, from the exons ATGGATAGTCTTTGTGTGAGATCTGGGCTACATGGTTTGGGCTCAACAATCACAGGGAATAATGGGCTTGATTTATTCCGGCCCAGCCCATCTCTCTCTTCTGTCGGAAGGTCGCCGGCGCCGGCGACTAATGCAATCTCAGTTGATAGAACGGCGTCGtgttcatcatcttcatcttcttcgtTGACAAAGTTATCAGCTTTTAATTACCCATTTAGATCTCTGTTTTTCGGGGGAGATAGAAAGCAGAGGTCCAATTCCAAAGGTGTAGCCTTGGACGACGCCGTTTTGATGGAGGAAGACGATATTAGTACCAGTGTGGGGCCCAGTGAACCAGAGGGGCAAAATGGGCAAAATGAGAATTGGGTTTTGAAGATCCTCCATGTTAGGTCTCTTTGGTCTTCTTCCCCAGAGAAGCAACAGCAAGGGAAGGGTGGTGaggtggaggagagagaaaatgaggggCAAGGGCAGAATGGGAATTCCACTTCTTGTTCATCTTCTTCATGTGGGGAAGATGATGGGTGTGAAGTAtgtgataatgatgatgatgaaaaaAGTGTAGAATTTGATAGAAATTCATTTTCTAAGATGTTAAAGAAGGTTTCTTTAGGTGAAGCTAAATTATATGCTCAAATGTCTTATTTGGGGAGCTTGGCCTATTGTATACCTAGCATCAAG CCGAGAAATCTTCTAAAACGATATGGTCTTCGTTATGTAACCTCTTCAATCGAAAAGAGGGAATTGTTAGCTGAGGCTGAAAAGAAAGAACAGTTAGCTAATTCTGAACCCGAACAACAACAATCTGGTGAATTTAAAAGCAAAGAAAACAACATTCAAGTAGAGTCGGCACAAAGTGATGATCTAAATAAGAACGAAGAATCTCGAGTTAGAGAATTGGCTGCTTTTCAAGTTGCTGCTTCTGCAGCTTCTTTTTTGCATTCTCGGACTAGAAATTTCCTTTCCCCTCGATCCTCGAAAGACAATGCGGATCACCACACAGATTCAGAGATGGCTTCTTTAATGGCAACCACAGATTCAGTAACCGCTGTTGTTGCTGCAAAGGAGGAAGTGAAACAGGCTGTTGCTGATGATCTGAATTCAATAAGATCTGCACCGTGTGAGTGGTACATTTGTGATGATGATAAGAGTGCTACTAGATTTTTCGTCATTCAG GGATCTGAGACTCTAGCTTCTTGGCAGGCCAATCTACTCTTTGAACCCGTTCAATTTGAG GGTCTAGACGTGCTGGTGCATAGAGGCATATACGAAGCTGCAAAGGGCATGTATCAACAAATGTTACCCGAGGTTCTCGCCTTTATGAAAACTCACGGTACCCGTGCCAAATTCCGGTTCACGGGACATTCGCTTGGTGGAAGCTTATCGTTGCTTATTAACCTCATGCTGCTCATTCGAGGTGAGGTCCCGTATGCCTCGCTTCTTCCTGTCATCACTTTCGGGTCTCCTGGTGTAATGTGTGGAGGGGATAAGCTGCTGCGCAAGCTCGGGTTGCCTAAGAATCATATTCAGGCTATTGTGATGCACCGTGATATTGTACCCCGAGCTTTCTCTTGTAATTACCCTAGGGCTGCTGCACAGTTACTCAAGGCCGTCAATGGAAGCTTCCGGAACCTTCCTTGCCTGAATAACCAG AAGCTACTCTATGCACCTATGGGAGAGATGTTGGTTTTACAGCCGGACGAAAAGTTCTCTCCACAACACGACCTACTACCTTCCGGAAGCGGTCTATACCTCCTAACCTACAAGGTCGGTGGCGACGTCGGTGAGGGAGAAAAGAAACTCCGAGCTGCGAAGAGCGCGTTCTTAAACATACCCCACCCGCTCGAGATCTTAAGTGACCGCGCCGCCTACGGAAACGGCGGGACCATCCAACGAGACCACGACATGAACTCCTACCTCAAGTGCGTGAGGGGAGTGATCCGCCAAGAACTCAGCCGCGTAAGGAGGGCCGAGAGGGAGAGGCGCCGTAAGGTCTGGTGGCCTCTCGTGATGCCACGTGTCGCCGCTAGAAGCATCGTTGTGGGGTCCACATTGGGCCCGGTGAACGTGGGCCAGGCGAAAATCAAGTTTGCCGGGTTGGTCAAGACCGGGaaggagtctttgaaacgtttTAGTAGGCTTGTTGCATCACAGCATATGCATTTGCTTGTTGTGCTCTTGTTTCCTGCTAGAATGCTGCTAATTGGCGCTTACAGCGTGATTAATTACAGTTAA
- the LOC110777283 gene encoding dnaJ protein ERDJ3B encodes MAIRRTTLNLLFLACILSYTVFSIAAKSYYDILQVPKGASDDQIKRAYRKLALKYHPDKNQGNEEATKKFAEINNAYEILTDSEKRNVYDRYGEEGLKQYAASGGSRGGGGGGFQDVFSQFFGGGMEEEEEKVLKGDDVIVELEASLEDLYMGGTMKVWREKNVIKPASGKRDCNCRNEVYHRQIGPGMYQQITEQVCDKCPNVKYEREGYSLTVDIEKGMKDGEEILFYEDGEPKIDGEAGDLKFRIRTAPHDVFNRDGNDLRTTVTITLVQALVGFEKTIKHLDEHLVDISSKSITKPKEVRKFKGEGMPLHLSNKKGDLYVTFEVLFPTSLTEEQKIKVKEILG; translated from the exons ATGGCGATTCGGAGAACAACGTTGAATCTGTTGTTTCTCGCTTGCATTTTATCTTACACCGTTTTCTCCATTGCAGC GAAGAGTTATTATGACATATTGCAAGTGCCGAAAGGAGCTTCAGATGATCAGATCAAACGAGCTTACAGGAAACTCGCGTTGAAGTATCATCCTGACAAGAATCAAGGCAATGAGGAGGCCACCAAGAAATTTGCCGAGATTAATAATG CTTATGAAATTTTGACAGATAGTGAGAAGAGGAATGTATATGATAGGTACGGAGAGGAGGGTCTTAAACAATATGCCGCAAGTGGCGGAAgccgtggtggtggtggtggtgggttcCAGGACGTATTCAGCCA ATTCTTTGGAGGAGGCatggaggaagaggaagagaaaGTATTGAAAGGGGATGATGTGATTGTAGAATTAGAAGCATCATTGGAAGATCTGTACATGGGAGGCACAATGAAG GTGTGGAGGGAGAAAAATGTCATAAAGCCGGCATCAGGAAAAAGAGACTGCAATTGTCGTAATGAGGTCTATCATCGCCAAATAGGTCCAGGAATGTACCAGCAGATAACGGAGCAG GTTTGCGACAAGTGTCCAAATGTAAAATATGAACGCGAAGGTTATTCTTTAACAGTAGATATCGAGAAAGGGATGAAAGACGGAGAG GAGATTCTTTTCTATGAAGACGGCGAGCCCAAAATAGACGGAGAAGCAGGAGATTTGAAG TTCCGTATCCGTACAGCGCCCCATGATGTATTCAATAGAGATGGCAATGACTTGCGTACAACTGTTACAATAACTCTG GTTCAAGCTCTTGTTGGATTTGAGAAGACAATTAAACACCTTGATGAACACTTGGTCGACATCAGCTCAAAG AGTATTACTAAACCCAAGGAAGTGAGGAAGTTTAAAGGAGAAGGAATGCCATTACATTTGAGCAACAAGAAAGGGGATCTCTATGTCACATTCGAAGTCTTGTTTCCAACTTCATTAACAGAAGAACAGAAGATCAAAGTCAAAGAAATTCTTGGTTAG